One segment of Panicum virgatum strain AP13 chromosome 1K, P.virgatum_v5, whole genome shotgun sequence DNA contains the following:
- the LOC120651324 gene encoding uncharacterized protein LOC120651324, translating into MRRPMRASSGSRRARRAEGTASGMSGVRRAQQPARAPSLPFAAGADDRTSCGLEFLLQSHPSKTSHASERPAGSRIRSMSMAHRPSSYLIKRLWVQEVLQRRCGPGTETYARPLEQLRSGQTNADNVDSCSYLGLISYRQPDARHGRRGTAFVLCIATPRGAAPFFGLLIWSVGAGEPLTRP; encoded by the exons ATGCGGCGCCCGATGCGAGCGTCGTCCGGcagccggcgggcgcggcgtgcGGAGGGCACCGCGTCCGGCAtgagcggcgtgcggcgggcGCAGCAACCGGCGCGGGCCCCTAGTCTCCCTTTTGCTGCGGGAGCGGACGACCGGACCTCCTGCGGCCTAGAATTCTTG TTGCAAAGTCATCCAAGTAAGACTAGCCATGCTTCTGAGCGGCCTGCTGGTTCCAGGATTCGATCGATGAGCATGGCGCACCGGCCGTCGTCGTACCTCATCAAGCGGCTCTGGGtgcaggaggtgctgcagcgGCGGTGCGGCCCGGGCACGGAGACCTATGCGCGGCCGTTGGAGCAGCTCCGGTCCGGGCAGACGAACGCCGACAACGTCGACAGTTGCAGCTACCTCGGGCTCATCTCGTACCGGCAACCGGATGCTCGCCATGGCCGGAGGGGCACAGCTTTTGTGCTGTGCATCGCGACCCCAAGAGGAGCGGCGCCATTTTTTGGTTTGTTAATTTGgtctgtaggggcgggtgagcccCTCACCCGTCCTTAG